The following are encoded in a window of Fusarium oxysporum f. sp. lycopersici 4287 chromosome 5, whole genome shotgun sequence genomic DNA:
- a CDS encoding ubiquitin thiolesterase, whose translation MLTFHYYRRILLFPHGNNIDQCSIYLEHGFDADSVPDNWSCCVQFALVLWNPNDPSLYVHHTAHHRFTKEEGDWGFTRFVEHRRMFNVPWEGSSRPLCENDTANITAYLRLVEDETGVLWHNFANYDSKKETGYVGLKNQGATCYLNSLMQSLYFTNKFRKAIYEIPTEADPSMTNSAYTLQRLFYQLQTSDQAVGTTELTKSFGWDTRHIFEQQDVQEFSRKLMERMEDKMKGTASENVLPEMFSGKIKTYISCINVDYESSRIEDFWDIQLNVSGNKHLLESFEDYVQVEKMDGENQYFAGDQYKLQDANKGVIFNSFPDVLHLQLKRFEYDIQRDTMMKINDRYEFPEFFDAAPYLSEDADKSVPWTYQLHSVLVHSGDLNAGHYYAFLKPEKDGWFYKYDDDKVTKATMREVLEENFGGEYQTSNGYPRAPVQKKAPIMRQNSAYMLVYIRQSRIDDILCPVTKDHIPLHLRQKFEEETVQREARKKEQREAHLYMWAKVITDYSFQQYGGTDLCQFDAKPEDPAAPKFYRVRRAMTMEEFVAQVASDMGEDPRRVRLWLMVNRQNKTVRPDQPIMDLRPTVDETFSRSAAHRDASLRVWAEVAEEVNADGEPIWPSYQSQPNGVIVKNDTILLLLKHFDIDAQTLRGVGHVYISKDKKVEELLPMILKKMGWGEKLPAEEKLLLWEEIKPTMIEPLKPKQSLKVAELQDGDIICFQRTKAGVEKRAGEKTSQETSNTSDHFEDAREYYDFLENRRTVKFHPHPARCDQAQYPPFDLVLNTKITYDTLSERVGAYLDVKPTHIRFWTVNASTQNPKTPVRRGANPTLRQILSPMGSTALNSTQRDDAFYFEVLEMSLTELDTKKSIKVNLLSEGITKEDTYDLLVPKTGTIDDLVEVLIRKAQIPSETDGGRIRIYETSSNRFYREPLREHPVINLNEFAKIYAERVPQEELNADDTHFIHVFHFHNDVSRVHGVPFKFLVIEGESFADTKKRLEKRTGIKGKSFEKIKIAVVRRANYSKPQYLNDDDVLSSFIQGEDDYLGLDHVDRTRTLRNGVGDLFLK comes from the exons ATGCTGACGTTCCACTACTATAGGCGAATTCTGCTTTTCCCACACGGCAATAATATTGACCAATGCTCTATTTATCTTGAACATGGCTTCGACGCTGATAGTGTTCCCGATAACTGGAGCTGCTGTGTTCAATTTGCGCTCGTCCTATGGAACCCGAACGACCCCAGCCTATATGTCCATCACACTGCCCACCATCGATTCACTAAGGAAGAAGGCGATTGGGGTTTTACTCGATTTGTCGAGCACCGCCGAATGTTTAATGTACCATGGGAGGGCAGCAGCCGACCCCTCTGCGAAAATGACACTGCCAACATCACCGCCTATCTTCGCCTCGTCGAGGATGAGACGGGTGTTTTGTGGCACAACTTCGCCAACTACGATTCCAAGAAGGAGACGGGGTATGTTGGGCTCAAGAACCAGGGTGCCACCTGCTATCTGAATTCCCTGATGCAATCACTCTATTTTACAAACAAGTTCAGAAAG GCTATCTACGAAATTCCTACGGAGGCCGACCCCAGTATGACCAACAGTGCTTATACATTGCAACGACTTTTCTACCAGCTACAAACGTCAGACCAGGCCGTTGGAACCACGGAACTCACAAAATCTTTCGGCTGGGACACGCGACATATCTTCGAGCAACAGGATGTGCAGGAGTTTTCACGCAAACTCATGGAGAGGATGGAAGACAAGATGAAGGGAACTGCATCGGAGAATGTCCTGCCAGAAATGTTCAGTGGCAAGATCAAGACATACATCTCATGTATCAACGTCGACTATGAATCCAGCCGAATCGAGGACTTTTGGGACATTCAGTTGAATGTCAGTGGTAACAAGCATCTGCTCGAGAGCTTTGAGGACTACGTTCAGGTCGAAAAGATGGATGGAGAAAATCAATACTTTGCTGGTGATCAGTACAAGCTCCAGGATGCGAACAAAGGTGTCATTTTCAACAGCTTTCCTGACGTACTCCATCTACAGCTGAAGCGCTTCGAGTACGATATCCAGCGCGAcaccatgatgaagatcaaTGATCGATACGAGTTCCCCGAGTTTTTTGACGCTGCGCCGTACCTATCTGAGGATGCCGACAAATCTGTTCCATGGACGTATCAGCTTCACAGCGTTCTAGTCCACAGTGGTGATCTGAACGCAGGACATTACTATGCCTTTTTGAAGCCTGAAAAGGACGGATGGTTCTATAAGTACGACGATGATAAGGTCACCAAGGCGACGATGCGCGAAGTGTTGGAAGAGAATTTTGGTGGAGAGTATCAAACATCCAACGGTTACCCGCGTGCGCCTGTGCAAAAGAAGGCTCCCATTATGCGCCAAAACAGCGCATACATGTTGGTGTATATCCGCCAATCTCGTATAGATGATATCCTGTGTCCGGTTACCAAGGATCATATTCCGCTTCATCTTA GGCAAAAATTTGAGGAAGAGACTGTTCAGCGGGAGGCCCGCAAGAAAGAACAGCGAGAGGCGCATCTATACATGTGGGCCAAGGTGATCACTGATTACTCGTTTCAACAATATGGCGGCACAGATTTGTGTCAGTTTGATGCAAAGCCTGAGGATCCCGCTGCGCCAAAGTTCTATCGCGTGCGTCGCGCGATGACCATGGAGGAGTTTGTTGCGCAAGTTGCATCGGATATGGGCGAAGATCCACGAAGGGTACGACTTTGGCTCATGGTCAATCGACAGAATAAGACAGTTCGCCCTGACCAACCCATTATGGATTTGCGGCCTACAGTCGACGAGACTTTCTCCCGTTCCGCTGCCCACAGGGATGCTAGTTTACGTGTGTGGGCTGAGGTTGCCGAGGAAGTCAATGCTGATGGAGAGCCAATCTGGCCATCTTACCAGAGTCAGCCCAATGGTGTTATCGTCAAGAATGACACCATCTTACTTCTTCTTAAGCACTTCGATATCGACGCCCAGACGCTGCGGGGTGTCGGCCATGTCTACATTTCCAAGGACAAGAAAGTTGAAGAACTGCTGCCAATGAtcctgaagaagatgggatGGGGCGAGAAGCTACctgctgaggagaagcttcTGCTTTGGGAA GAGATTAAGCCTACTATGATTGAACCTCTCAAGCCCAAGCAGTCGCTGAAGGTTGCCGAATTGCAAGACGGAGACATTATCTGCTTCCAGCGAACCAAGGCCGGCGTCGAAAAGCGCGCTGGTGAAAAGACCTCGCAAGAAAC AAGTAACACATCTGACCATTTCGAGGATGCGCGTGAATACTACGATTTCCTTGAGAATAGGCGAACGGTTAAGTTCCACCCGCATCCCGCTCGATGTGATCAGGCGCAGTATCCCCCATTTGATCTCGTGCTTAACACTAAGATAACTTATGACACGCTTTCAGAGCGTGTTGGAGCGTATTTGGACGTGAAACCGACACATATTCGGTTTTGGACAGTAAACGCCTCCACGCAAAACCCCAAGACACCGGTTAGACGCGGAGCAAACCCAACACTGCGACAGATTCTCAGCCCTATGGGCTCAACTGCCCTCAACTCCACTCAGAGAGACGATGCCTTTTACTTTGAAGTCCTTGAGATGAGTTTAACAGAACTCGACACCAAGAAGAGCATCAAGGTCAATTTGCTGAGCGAAGGCATCACCAAAGAG GATACATACGACCTACTCGTCCCCAAAACAGGAACTATTGACGATTTAGTCGAGGTTTTGATAAGAAAGGCGCAAATACCAAGCGAGACGGACGGTGGAAGAATTCGCATCTACGAAACTAGCTCCAACCGCTTCTACCGTGAGCCTCTACGCGAACACCCCGTTATTAACTTGAACGAGTTTGCGAAGATCTATGCGGAACGAGTTCCTCAAGAGGAGCTCAATGCCGACGATACCCATTTCATTCATGTCTTCCACTTCCACAACGACGTCAGCCGCGTTCATGGCGTGCCGTTCAAGTTTCTGGTCATCGAG GGCGAGAGCTTTGCAGACACCAAGAAGCGATTGGAGAAGCGAACCGGAATCAAAGGCAagagctttgagaagatcaagatcgcTGTTGTGCGACGAGCCAATTACTCAAAACCCCAATATCTCAATGACG ATGATGTGCTATCAAGTTTCATACAAGGGGAAGACGACTACCTCGGCCTTGACCATGTAGATAGAACGAGGACATTGAGGAACGGCGTTGGGGACCTATTCCTTAAATGA
- a CDS encoding ubiquitin thiolesterase, whose amino-acid sequence MTSFHRRLCFRSGLNADRRNLLQTHDINSPNDMVMDTDDYIGVANEPEKVAIINPDNLEQSEVDQLQDLPMANDHEAMREICLPPLIDEPKILGDYEYTWTVENWRSLNKKEHGPVFQAGGFPWRILLFPHGNNIDQCSIYLEHGFDADSVPDNWSCCVQFALVLWNPNDPSLYVHHTAHHRFTKEEGDWGFTRFVEHRRMFNVPWEGSSRPLCENDTANITAYLRLVEDETGVLWHNFANYDSKKETGYVGLKNQGATCYLNSLMQSLYFTNKFRKAIYEIPTEADPSMTNSAYTLQRLFYQLQTSDQAVGTTELTKSFGWDTRHIFEQQDVQEFSRKLMERMEDKMKGTASENVLPEMFSGKIKTYISCINVDYESSRIEDFWDIQLNVSGNKHLLESFEDYVQVEKMDGENQYFAGDQYKLQDANKGVIFNSFPDVLHLQLKRFEYDIQRDTMMKINDRYEFPEFFDAAPYLSEDADKSVPWTYQLHSVLVHSGDLNAGHYYAFLKPEKDGWFYKYDDDKVTKATMREVLEENFGGEYQTSNGYPRAPVQKKAPIMRQNSAYMLVYIRQSRIDDILCPVTKDHIPLHLRQKFEEETVQREARKKEQREAHLYMWAKVITDYSFQQYGGTDLCQFDAKPEDPAAPKFYRVRRAMTMEEFVAQVASDMGEDPRRVRLWLMVNRQNKTVRPDQPIMDLRPTVDETFSRSAAHRDASLRVWAEVAEEVNADGEPIWPSYQSQPNGVIVKNDTILLLLKHFDIDAQTLRGVGHVYISKDKKVEELLPMILKKMGWGEKLPAEEKLLLWEEIKPTMIEPLKPKQSLKVAELQDGDIICFQRTKAGVEKRAGEKTSQETSNTSDHFEDAREYYDFLENRRTVKFHPHPARCDQAQYPPFDLVLNTKITYDTLSERVGAYLDVKPTHIRFWTVNASTQNPKTPVRRGANPTLRQILSPMGSTALNSTQRDDAFYFEVLEMSLTELDTKKSIKVNLLSEGITKEDTYDLLVPKTGTIDDLVEVLIRKAQIPSETDGGRIRIYETSSNRFYREPLREHPVINLNEFAKIYAERVPQEELNADDTHFIHVFHFHNDVSRVHGVPFKFLVIEGESFADTKKRLEKRTGIKGKSFEKIKIAVVRRANYSKPQYLNDDDVLSSFIQGEDDYLGLDHVDRTRTLRNGVGDLFLK is encoded by the exons ATGACCTCGTTTCATCGCCGCCTATGCTTTCGCTCGGGGCTCAACGCTGACCGTCGCAATCTGCTGCAGACTCACGATATCAACTCACCTAACGACATGGTCATGGACACGGACGATTATATCGGCGTGGCCAACGAGCCAGAGAAGGTCGCCATCATTAACCCCGATAACCTCGAACAAAGCGAAGTCGACCAGCTGCAAGATCTGCCCATGGCGAACGACC ATGAAGCCATGAGAGAGATCTGTCTCCCACCCCTCATCGATGAACCGAAAATACTCGGAGACTACGAATACACATGGACTGTCGAAAACTGGCGAAGCTTGAATAAGAAGGAACATGGTCCTGTTTTTCAAGCAGGTGGCTTCCCATG GCGAATTCTGCTTTTCCCACACGGCAATAATATTGACCAATGCTCTATTTATCTTGAACATGGCTTCGACGCTGATAGTGTTCCCGATAACTGGAGCTGCTGTGTTCAATTTGCGCTCGTCCTATGGAACCCGAACGACCCCAGCCTATATGTCCATCACACTGCCCACCATCGATTCACTAAGGAAGAAGGCGATTGGGGTTTTACTCGATTTGTCGAGCACCGCCGAATGTTTAATGTACCATGGGAGGGCAGCAGCCGACCCCTCTGCGAAAATGACACTGCCAACATCACCGCCTATCTTCGCCTCGTCGAGGATGAGACGGGTGTTTTGTGGCACAACTTCGCCAACTACGATTCCAAGAAGGAGACGGGGTATGTTGGGCTCAAGAACCAGGGTGCCACCTGCTATCTGAATTCCCTGATGCAATCACTCTATTTTACAAACAAGTTCAGAAAG GCTATCTACGAAATTCCTACGGAGGCCGACCCCAGTATGACCAACAGTGCTTATACATTGCAACGACTTTTCTACCAGCTACAAACGTCAGACCAGGCCGTTGGAACCACGGAACTCACAAAATCTTTCGGCTGGGACACGCGACATATCTTCGAGCAACAGGATGTGCAGGAGTTTTCACGCAAACTCATGGAGAGGATGGAAGACAAGATGAAGGGAACTGCATCGGAGAATGTCCTGCCAGAAATGTTCAGTGGCAAGATCAAGACATACATCTCATGTATCAACGTCGACTATGAATCCAGCCGAATCGAGGACTTTTGGGACATTCAGTTGAATGTCAGTGGTAACAAGCATCTGCTCGAGAGCTTTGAGGACTACGTTCAGGTCGAAAAGATGGATGGAGAAAATCAATACTTTGCTGGTGATCAGTACAAGCTCCAGGATGCGAACAAAGGTGTCATTTTCAACAGCTTTCCTGACGTACTCCATCTACAGCTGAAGCGCTTCGAGTACGATATCCAGCGCGAcaccatgatgaagatcaaTGATCGATACGAGTTCCCCGAGTTTTTTGACGCTGCGCCGTACCTATCTGAGGATGCCGACAAATCTGTTCCATGGACGTATCAGCTTCACAGCGTTCTAGTCCACAGTGGTGATCTGAACGCAGGACATTACTATGCCTTTTTGAAGCCTGAAAAGGACGGATGGTTCTATAAGTACGACGATGATAAGGTCACCAAGGCGACGATGCGCGAAGTGTTGGAAGAGAATTTTGGTGGAGAGTATCAAACATCCAACGGTTACCCGCGTGCGCCTGTGCAAAAGAAGGCTCCCATTATGCGCCAAAACAGCGCATACATGTTGGTGTATATCCGCCAATCTCGTATAGATGATATCCTGTGTCCGGTTACCAAGGATCATATTCCGCTTCATCTTA GGCAAAAATTTGAGGAAGAGACTGTTCAGCGGGAGGCCCGCAAGAAAGAACAGCGAGAGGCGCATCTATACATGTGGGCCAAGGTGATCACTGATTACTCGTTTCAACAATATGGCGGCACAGATTTGTGTCAGTTTGATGCAAAGCCTGAGGATCCCGCTGCGCCAAAGTTCTATCGCGTGCGTCGCGCGATGACCATGGAGGAGTTTGTTGCGCAAGTTGCATCGGATATGGGCGAAGATCCACGAAGGGTACGACTTTGGCTCATGGTCAATCGACAGAATAAGACAGTTCGCCCTGACCAACCCATTATGGATTTGCGGCCTACAGTCGACGAGACTTTCTCCCGTTCCGCTGCCCACAGGGATGCTAGTTTACGTGTGTGGGCTGAGGTTGCCGAGGAAGTCAATGCTGATGGAGAGCCAATCTGGCCATCTTACCAGAGTCAGCCCAATGGTGTTATCGTCAAGAATGACACCATCTTACTTCTTCTTAAGCACTTCGATATCGACGCCCAGACGCTGCGGGGTGTCGGCCATGTCTACATTTCCAAGGACAAGAAAGTTGAAGAACTGCTGCCAATGAtcctgaagaagatgggatGGGGCGAGAAGCTACctgctgaggagaagcttcTGCTTTGGGAA GAGATTAAGCCTACTATGATTGAACCTCTCAAGCCCAAGCAGTCGCTGAAGGTTGCCGAATTGCAAGACGGAGACATTATCTGCTTCCAGCGAACCAAGGCCGGCGTCGAAAAGCGCGCTGGTGAAAAGACCTCGCAAGAAAC AAGTAACACATCTGACCATTTCGAGGATGCGCGTGAATACTACGATTTCCTTGAGAATAGGCGAACGGTTAAGTTCCACCCGCATCCCGCTCGATGTGATCAGGCGCAGTATCCCCCATTTGATCTCGTGCTTAACACTAAGATAACTTATGACACGCTTTCAGAGCGTGTTGGAGCGTATTTGGACGTGAAACCGACACATATTCGGTTTTGGACAGTAAACGCCTCCACGCAAAACCCCAAGACACCGGTTAGACGCGGAGCAAACCCAACACTGCGACAGATTCTCAGCCCTATGGGCTCAACTGCCCTCAACTCCACTCAGAGAGACGATGCCTTTTACTTTGAAGTCCTTGAGATGAGTTTAACAGAACTCGACACCAAGAAGAGCATCAAGGTCAATTTGCTGAGCGAAGGCATCACCAAAGAG GATACATACGACCTACTCGTCCCCAAAACAGGAACTATTGACGATTTAGTCGAGGTTTTGATAAGAAAGGCGCAAATACCAAGCGAGACGGACGGTGGAAGAATTCGCATCTACGAAACTAGCTCCAACCGCTTCTACCGTGAGCCTCTACGCGAACACCCCGTTATTAACTTGAACGAGTTTGCGAAGATCTATGCGGAACGAGTTCCTCAAGAGGAGCTCAATGCCGACGATACCCATTTCATTCATGTCTTCCACTTCCACAACGACGTCAGCCGCGTTCATGGCGTGCCGTTCAAGTTTCTGGTCATCGAG GGCGAGAGCTTTGCAGACACCAAGAAGCGATTGGAGAAGCGAACCGGAATCAAAGGCAagagctttgagaagatcaagatcgcTGTTGTGCGACGAGCCAATTACTCAAAACCCCAATATCTCAATGACG ATGATGTGCTATCAAGTTTCATACAAGGGGAAGACGACTACCTCGGCCTTGACCATGTAGATAGAACGAGGACATTGAGGAACGGCGTTGGGGACCTATTCCTTAAATGA
- a CDS encoding ubiquitin thiolesterase encodes MTHDINSPNDMVMDTDDYIGVANEPEKVAIINPDNLEQSEVDQLQDLPMANDHEAMREICLPPLIDEPKILGDYEYTWTVENWRSLNKKEHGPVFQAGGFPWRILLFPHGNNIDQCSIYLEHGFDADSVPDNWSCCVQFALVLWNPNDPSLYVHHTAHHRFTKEEGDWGFTRFVEHRRMFNVPWEGSSRPLCENDTANITAYLRLVEDETGVLWHNFANYDSKKETGYVGLKNQGATCYLNSLMQSLYFTNKFRKAIYEIPTEADPSMTNSAYTLQRLFYQLQTSDQAVGTTELTKSFGWDTRHIFEQQDVQEFSRKLMERMEDKMKGTASENVLPEMFSGKIKTYISCINVDYESSRIEDFWDIQLNVSGNKHLLESFEDYVQVEKMDGENQYFAGDQYKLQDANKGVIFNSFPDVLHLQLKRFEYDIQRDTMMKINDRYEFPEFFDAAPYLSEDADKSVPWTYQLHSVLVHSGDLNAGHYYAFLKPEKDGWFYKYDDDKVTKATMREVLEENFGGEYQTSNGYPRAPVQKKAPIMRQNSAYMLVYIRQSRIDDILCPVTKDHIPLHLRQKFEEETVQREARKKEQREAHLYMWAKVITDYSFQQYGGTDLCQFDAKPEDPAAPKFYRVRRAMTMEEFVAQVASDMGEDPRRVRLWLMVNRQNKTVRPDQPIMDLRPTVDETFSRSAAHRDASLRVWAEVAEEVNADGEPIWPSYQSQPNGVIVKNDTILLLLKHFDIDAQTLRGVGHVYISKDKKVEELLPMILKKMGWGEKLPAEEKLLLWEEIKPTMIEPLKPKQSLKVAELQDGDIICFQRTKAGVEKRAGEKTSQETNTSDHFEDAREYYDFLENRRTVKFHPHPARCDQAQYPPFDLVLNTKITYDTLSERVGAYLDVKPTHIRFWTVNASTQNPKTPVRRGANPTLRQILSPMGSTALNSTQRDDAFYFEVLEMSLTELDTKKSIKVNLLSEGITKEDTYDLLVPKTGTIDDLVEVLIRKAQIPSETDGGRIRIYETSSNRFYREPLREHPVINLNEFAKIYAERVPQEELNADDTHFIHVFHFHNDVSRVHGVPFKFLVIEGESFADTKKRLEKRTGIKGKSFEKIKIAVVRRANYSKPQYLNDDDVLSSFIQGEDDYLGLDHVDRTRTLRNGVGDLFLK; translated from the exons ATG ACTCACGATATCAACTCACCTAACGACATGGTCATGGACACGGACGATTATATCGGCGTGGCCAACGAGCCAGAGAAGGTCGCCATCATTAACCCCGATAACCTCGAACAAAGCGAAGTCGACCAGCTGCAAGATCTGCCCATGGCGAACGACC ATGAAGCCATGAGAGAGATCTGTCTCCCACCCCTCATCGATGAACCGAAAATACTCGGAGACTACGAATACACATGGACTGTCGAAAACTGGCGAAGCTTGAATAAGAAGGAACATGGTCCTGTTTTTCAAGCAGGTGGCTTCCCATG GCGAATTCTGCTTTTCCCACACGGCAATAATATTGACCAATGCTCTATTTATCTTGAACATGGCTTCGACGCTGATAGTGTTCCCGATAACTGGAGCTGCTGTGTTCAATTTGCGCTCGTCCTATGGAACCCGAACGACCCCAGCCTATATGTCCATCACACTGCCCACCATCGATTCACTAAGGAAGAAGGCGATTGGGGTTTTACTCGATTTGTCGAGCACCGCCGAATGTTTAATGTACCATGGGAGGGCAGCAGCCGACCCCTCTGCGAAAATGACACTGCCAACATCACCGCCTATCTTCGCCTCGTCGAGGATGAGACGGGTGTTTTGTGGCACAACTTCGCCAACTACGATTCCAAGAAGGAGACGGGGTATGTTGGGCTCAAGAACCAGGGTGCCACCTGCTATCTGAATTCCCTGATGCAATCACTCTATTTTACAAACAAGTTCAGAAAG GCTATCTACGAAATTCCTACGGAGGCCGACCCCAGTATGACCAACAGTGCTTATACATTGCAACGACTTTTCTACCAGCTACAAACGTCAGACCAGGCCGTTGGAACCACGGAACTCACAAAATCTTTCGGCTGGGACACGCGACATATCTTCGAGCAACAGGATGTGCAGGAGTTTTCACGCAAACTCATGGAGAGGATGGAAGACAAGATGAAGGGAACTGCATCGGAGAATGTCCTGCCAGAAATGTTCAGTGGCAAGATCAAGACATACATCTCATGTATCAACGTCGACTATGAATCCAGCCGAATCGAGGACTTTTGGGACATTCAGTTGAATGTCAGTGGTAACAAGCATCTGCTCGAGAGCTTTGAGGACTACGTTCAGGTCGAAAAGATGGATGGAGAAAATCAATACTTTGCTGGTGATCAGTACAAGCTCCAGGATGCGAACAAAGGTGTCATTTTCAACAGCTTTCCTGACGTACTCCATCTACAGCTGAAGCGCTTCGAGTACGATATCCAGCGCGAcaccatgatgaagatcaaTGATCGATACGAGTTCCCCGAGTTTTTTGACGCTGCGCCGTACCTATCTGAGGATGCCGACAAATCTGTTCCATGGACGTATCAGCTTCACAGCGTTCTAGTCCACAGTGGTGATCTGAACGCAGGACATTACTATGCCTTTTTGAAGCCTGAAAAGGACGGATGGTTCTATAAGTACGACGATGATAAGGTCACCAAGGCGACGATGCGCGAAGTGTTGGAAGAGAATTTTGGTGGAGAGTATCAAACATCCAACGGTTACCCGCGTGCGCCTGTGCAAAAGAAGGCTCCCATTATGCGCCAAAACAGCGCATACATGTTGGTGTATATCCGCCAATCTCGTATAGATGATATCCTGTGTCCGGTTACCAAGGATCATATTCCGCTTCATCTTA GGCAAAAATTTGAGGAAGAGACTGTTCAGCGGGAGGCCCGCAAGAAAGAACAGCGAGAGGCGCATCTATACATGTGGGCCAAGGTGATCACTGATTACTCGTTTCAACAATATGGCGGCACAGATTTGTGTCAGTTTGATGCAAAGCCTGAGGATCCCGCTGCGCCAAAGTTCTATCGCGTGCGTCGCGCGATGACCATGGAGGAGTTTGTTGCGCAAGTTGCATCGGATATGGGCGAAGATCCACGAAGGGTACGACTTTGGCTCATGGTCAATCGACAGAATAAGACAGTTCGCCCTGACCAACCCATTATGGATTTGCGGCCTACAGTCGACGAGACTTTCTCCCGTTCCGCTGCCCACAGGGATGCTAGTTTACGTGTGTGGGCTGAGGTTGCCGAGGAAGTCAATGCTGATGGAGAGCCAATCTGGCCATCTTACCAGAGTCAGCCCAATGGTGTTATCGTCAAGAATGACACCATCTTACTTCTTCTTAAGCACTTCGATATCGACGCCCAGACGCTGCGGGGTGTCGGCCATGTCTACATTTCCAAGGACAAGAAAGTTGAAGAACTGCTGCCAATGAtcctgaagaagatgggatGGGGCGAGAAGCTACctgctgaggagaagcttcTGCTTTGGGAA GAGATTAAGCCTACTATGATTGAACCTCTCAAGCCCAAGCAGTCGCTGAAGGTTGCCGAATTGCAAGACGGAGACATTATCTGCTTCCAGCGAACCAAGGCCGGCGTCGAAAAGCGCGCTGGTGAAAAGACCTCGCAAGAAAC TAACACATCTGACCATTTCGAGGATGCGCGTGAATACTACGATTTCCTTGAGAATAGGCGAACGGTTAAGTTCCACCCGCATCCCGCTCGATGTGATCAGGCGCAGTATCCCCCATTTGATCTCGTGCTTAACACTAAGATAACTTATGACACGCTTTCAGAGCGTGTTGGAGCGTATTTGGACGTGAAACCGACACATATTCGGTTTTGGACAGTAAACGCCTCCACGCAAAACCCCAAGACACCGGTTAGACGCGGAGCAAACCCAACACTGCGACAGATTCTCAGCCCTATGGGCTCAACTGCCCTCAACTCCACTCAGAGAGACGATGCCTTTTACTTTGAAGTCCTTGAGATGAGTTTAACAGAACTCGACACCAAGAAGAGCATCAAGGTCAATTTGCTGAGCGAAGGCATCACCAAAGAG GATACATACGACCTACTCGTCCCCAAAACAGGAACTATTGACGATTTAGTCGAGGTTTTGATAAGAAAGGCGCAAATACCAAGCGAGACGGACGGTGGAAGAATTCGCATCTACGAAACTAGCTCCAACCGCTTCTACCGTGAGCCTCTACGCGAACACCCCGTTATTAACTTGAACGAGTTTGCGAAGATCTATGCGGAACGAGTTCCTCAAGAGGAGCTCAATGCCGACGATACCCATTTCATTCATGTCTTCCACTTCCACAACGACGTCAGCCGCGTTCATGGCGTGCCGTTCAAGTTTCTGGTCATCGAG GGCGAGAGCTTTGCAGACACCAAGAAGCGATTGGAGAAGCGAACCGGAATCAAAGGCAagagctttgagaagatcaagatcgcTGTTGTGCGACGAGCCAATTACTCAAAACCCCAATATCTCAATGACG ATGATGTGCTATCAAGTTTCATACAAGGGGAAGACGACTACCTCGGCCTTGACCATGTAGATAGAACGAGGACATTGAGGAACGGCGTTGGGGACCTATTCCTTAAATGA